From Candidatus Zixiibacteriota bacterium, a single genomic window includes:
- the tuf gene encoding elongation factor Tu (EF-Tu; promotes GTP-dependent binding of aminoacyl-tRNA to the A-site of ribosomes during protein biosynthesis; when the tRNA anticodon matches the mRNA codon, GTP hydrolysis results; the inactive EF-Tu-GDP leaves the ribosome and release of GDP is promoted by elongation factor Ts; many prokaryotes have two copies of the gene encoding EF-Tu) encodes DNITMDVELVSDVALEKELRFAIREGGRTVGAGVVTEITE; translated from the coding sequence GACAACATCACGATGGATGTTGAGCTTGTGAGTGACGTGGCGCTTGAGAAAGAGCTTCGCTTCGCGATCCGCGAGGGTGGACGCACTGTCGGTGCCGGCGTTGTAACTGAGATAACGGAGTAG
- the secE gene encoding preprotein translocase subunit SecE, which produces MKEKIRTYLKETIAELRQVTWPSKTELVGSTIVTVVFTLVLAVFIYAVDKTLETIIFSILSLRG; this is translated from the coding sequence ATGAAGGAAAAAATCAGGACATATCTGAAGGAGACGATTGCCGAATTGAGGCAGGTCACCTGGCCGTCTAAAACTGAACTGGTCGGTTCGACGATCGTTACGGTGGTTTTCACACTGGTTCTGGCGGTTTTTATCTATGCCGTCGACAAGACGCTGGAAACTATCATATTTAGTATTCTCAGTCTCAGGGGATAG